In one Bacteroidota bacterium genomic region, the following are encoded:
- a CDS encoding YafY family protein, producing MSKSDRSLNKTERLFALVLLLQNRPNMTSRDLAEHFGVSRRTIFRDLRTLGESGVPLTYAEGGGYEILEGYQLPPLMFSAREAATLLVGLEFAKLQPDASLKSDSDAVALKIRSVLPEQVRSYIDRLQESTVLTPYLQDMNPTGANDEEEGKWYALSEAVARQRVVKMDYYVLSRDEVTERNVNPLGLVYYADHWNLIAYDQLRDDIRNFRLDRIRAMKVRMRTFERPRSFDLMDHLRERGTSPNNLRMRVWFAERAYRWARRGVPADIEEEVQRDGGTEVTFYFENPDYVARWLLRWGADADVLEPQVLKDRVREKALSLAKQYA from the coding sequence ATGTCCAAGTCCGATCGCTCCCTCAACAAGACTGAGCGCCTGTTTGCGTTGGTGCTGCTGCTGCAGAACCGGCCCAACATGACCAGCCGCGATCTCGCGGAGCACTTTGGCGTGAGCCGTCGGACGATTTTCCGCGACCTCCGTACGCTGGGCGAGTCGGGGGTCCCGCTCACCTATGCTGAGGGCGGCGGCTACGAGATCCTGGAAGGCTATCAGCTCCCTCCGCTGATGTTCTCCGCACGCGAGGCCGCCACGCTGCTGGTGGGCTTGGAGTTCGCCAAGCTGCAACCGGACGCCTCGCTCAAGTCGGACTCCGATGCCGTGGCGCTCAAGATCCGCTCGGTACTGCCCGAACAGGTACGCTCCTACATCGATCGGTTGCAGGAAAGCACCGTCTTGACGCCGTACCTGCAGGACATGAATCCGACCGGTGCCAATGACGAAGAGGAGGGCAAATGGTACGCGCTCTCGGAAGCCGTCGCCCGACAGCGCGTCGTCAAGATGGACTACTACGTCTTGAGCCGTGACGAGGTGACTGAGCGCAACGTCAACCCACTCGGGCTGGTCTACTACGCCGACCATTGGAATCTCATCGCCTACGACCAACTGCGCGACGACATCCGCAACTTCCGCCTCGACCGCATCCGGGCGATGAAGGTGCGGATGCGCACATTCGAGCGGCCGCGCAGCTTCGACCTGATGGACCACCTCCGCGAGCGGGGGACGAGCCCGAACAACCTCCGCATGCGCGTCTGGTTTGCTGAGCGTGCCTACCGCTGGGCCCGGCGCGGCGTGCCCGCCGACATCGAGGAGGAGGTCCAGCGCGACGGGGGCACGGAGGTGACGTTCTACTTCGAGAACCCCGACTACGTAGCCCGCTGGCTCCTCCGGTGGGGCGCCGACGCTGACGTGCTCGAACCTCAGGTGCTCAAGGACCGGGTCCGCGAGAAGGCGCTTTCGCTGGCGAAGCAGTACGCCTGA
- a CDS encoding DUF2807 domain-containing protein translates to MSRLLTVAALAFVLASVCSAQDARIARTFDLPAFNALSVGHGVTFELEPGSTQRVSVEARTSDFDLIEAVVEGSVLVVRPLDWRNSPGGVVVRVTAPMWSRIDGGGGARVTAHFDQTEPLALDLGGGAVITASGSLNELTVEAGGGARIDAEALMASEVRLNAAGGGRIRLPSSLYFQPDASSGDTRVYTTAANDVELPDPYIARERTIRTVGSGEAAMQRRTVEAFDEVFIGERLSATIVVGPQRSVSVMADDNLVEYVETQVRDGRLYVFAREPLRTRSGLSATITVPSLTRLETGPDAQVAVTDIAAGTFVLREGPRAIVTLDGTATRLDADLDIDAQLEARDLLAESVVIDGQSQIKAAVSPSESVRARLYFNTDVCYTGNPSAVRKSGPGGDYAKLRRCD, encoded by the coding sequence ATGTCCCGTCTTCTTACCGTGGCTGCGCTCGCGTTCGTGCTCGCTAGCGTCTGCTCGGCGCAAGATGCCCGCATCGCCCGCACCTTCGATCTCCCCGCCTTCAACGCGCTTTCGGTCGGACATGGCGTCACCTTCGAGCTTGAGCCTGGGAGTACCCAGCGCGTATCGGTCGAGGCGAGAACATCCGACTTCGACCTCATCGAGGCGGTTGTGGAGGGCTCTGTGCTTGTCGTGCGTCCGTTGGATTGGCGCAATTCCCCGGGCGGGGTCGTGGTCCGAGTGACGGCACCTATGTGGTCGCGGATCGACGGTGGCGGCGGTGCTCGGGTGACCGCGCACTTTGATCAAACAGAACCGCTGGCACTCGACCTCGGTGGCGGCGCCGTCATCACGGCTTCGGGGTCGCTTAACGAACTGACGGTTGAGGCTGGGGGCGGAGCGCGTATCGATGCCGAGGCGCTGATGGCAAGCGAGGTGCGCCTCAACGCGGCGGGTGGCGGGCGCATCCGGCTCCCGAGTTCGCTCTACTTCCAGCCCGACGCCTCCTCAGGTGACACGCGCGTCTACACGACTGCCGCGAATGACGTGGAGTTGCCTGATCCTTACATCGCTCGCGAGCGGACGATTCGCACGGTCGGCAGCGGCGAAGCGGCGATGCAGAGGCGGACCGTGGAGGCGTTCGACGAGGTATTCATCGGCGAGCGTCTGTCGGCCACCATCGTGGTCGGGCCTCAGCGCAGCGTGTCAGTCATGGCCGATGACAACCTCGTGGAGTACGTGGAAACCCAGGTACGAGATGGACGCCTCTATGTCTTTGCCCGCGAGCCGCTGCGAACGAGATCGGGCCTCAGCGCGACGATCACGGTGCCGTCACTCACGCGCCTCGAAACAGGCCCGGACGCCCAGGTTGCCGTGACCGACATTGCCGCCGGCACGTTCGTCCTCCGCGAAGGGCCGCGAGCCATCGTGACGCTGGACGGCACTGCCACGCGCCTCGACGCTGATCTCGACATCGACGCACAGTTGGAGGCGCGTGACCTCCTGGCCGAATCCGTCGTGATCGACGGACAGAGCCAGATCAAGGCGGCCGTCTCGCCGTCGGAATCAGTTCGTGCACGGCTGTATTTCAACACCGACGTGTGCTACACGGGCAACCCAAGCGCCGTCCGGAAGTCGGGGCCTGGGGGCGACTACGCTAAGCTTCGGCGCTGCGACTGA
- the mfd gene encoding transcription-repair coupling factor yields MPSTLVTVQARLANTDFFAEVRARAVTLTDSALRLRGTVGSLPAFVLADLAAHTERLVVAILAEREAASYLRSDLEQLVADSADLLYLPPTGQHPYDAGQVADPTPIAQRADVLQQLREGFAGILVTSVDALSDLVPPPDTVADETLTIRPGDEIDPQDLMARLVEQGFEAVEFVGTQGEVAIRGGILDVFPFAGDYPVRIEFFGDEIDGLREFDPATQRSLATLPVARLVPNLDAATTGSFTPLFTHLPDDTLLALFDSQRLAEHAQSRYAEAEEAYEERLRDANTDAEVAAAAKLAPPEARYLTGDALTGVLSQHGRLLFGTFSDDAPTALDLTAAPQPAFNSDMSRLRRALADNRRRDLDTVILCDSASQRGRLTELLTDDDRPPDATLVVESIHEGFEVSAAGLAVYTDHQLFNRYHRPTARRRAKSTGGLSLRELKTLTPGDFVVHVDYGIGQFAGLHKIKVREKQQEAVKLTFRDGDALFVNVSALHKLHKYSGKEGHQPRLTKLGTGAWERLKARTKKRVKDIARDLIQLYAKRKQSTGFGFQADTIWQQELEASFPYEDTPDQAASAQAVKDDMELPIPMDRLVCGDVGFGKTEIAVRAAFKAVQDGKQVAVIVPTTILAAQHVETFAERMKRFPVQLAQLSRFVSAAEQKEVASLLKAGEIDIVIGTVRLLSKDIQFRDLGLLVVDEEQKFGVSAKEKLRKLRPDVDTLTLTATPIPRTLQFSLMGARDLSIISTPPPNRQPIVTEIHAYDQDLVRDAILYEVNRGGQVFFVHNRVKNIEEVAGTIRALVPNIRIQVAHGQMKPTVLEGVMHDFMDRKFDVLVCTNIVESGLDVSNANTIIINHAERFGLSDLHQLRGRVGRRGEKAFCYLLVPSVHTLTREARQRLRAVEEFSDLGSGFNIAMRDLDIRGAGALLGAEQSGFIEDVGYETYHQILDEAVQELRRDEFRQVFDEEAAPPPLVREPSVDIGEDAFIPEAFVSNHFERLNLYRRLSEASEPVQVDDLARELRDRFGSVPKEVTHLLASTKLGLIVTPLRLLRVQLKNNRLWLDMPTQEEDLYFYEVVFNPFLERLAAQKRRYVLRDTKKGRLRAIIQDVKDVATAERLLLQLLPVKEIAEAA; encoded by the coding sequence ATGCCCTCGACGCTCGTCACCGTCCAGGCCCGCCTCGCCAACACCGACTTCTTCGCAGAGGTCCGCGCCCGCGCCGTCACGCTCACCGACAGCGCACTACGGCTGCGCGGGACAGTCGGCTCGCTCCCCGCGTTCGTCCTTGCAGACCTCGCCGCGCACACCGAACGCCTCGTCGTGGCGATTCTCGCTGAGCGTGAGGCGGCGAGCTACCTCCGCAGCGACCTCGAACAACTCGTCGCAGATTCTGCCGACCTGCTCTACCTCCCTCCCACCGGGCAGCATCCGTACGATGCCGGGCAGGTCGCGGACCCGACGCCCATCGCGCAGCGGGCCGACGTGCTCCAGCAACTCCGCGAGGGCTTCGCGGGCATCCTTGTCACGAGCGTCGACGCGCTGAGCGATCTCGTACCGCCGCCGGACACGGTCGCCGACGAGACACTAACGATCCGGCCCGGCGACGAGATCGACCCGCAAGACCTGATGGCGCGGCTTGTCGAGCAGGGCTTCGAGGCCGTCGAGTTCGTCGGCACCCAGGGCGAGGTCGCGATCCGCGGCGGCATCCTCGATGTGTTTCCGTTCGCAGGCGACTACCCCGTCCGCATCGAGTTCTTCGGCGATGAGATCGACGGGCTGCGCGAGTTCGACCCGGCGACGCAGCGCTCCCTCGCCACGCTCCCCGTCGCGCGCCTTGTCCCCAACCTCGACGCTGCCACGACCGGCTCGTTCACGCCGCTCTTTACGCACCTTCCTGACGACACACTCCTCGCGCTCTTCGACAGCCAGCGCCTTGCCGAGCACGCGCAGAGCCGCTATGCCGAGGCGGAGGAGGCCTACGAGGAACGTCTCCGTGATGCAAACACGGACGCCGAGGTGGCCGCCGCCGCGAAGCTCGCCCCGCCCGAGGCGCGCTACCTCACCGGCGATGCCCTGACGGGGGTCCTCAGCCAGCACGGTCGCCTCCTCTTCGGCACATTCTCCGACGACGCGCCGACCGCGCTCGACCTCACCGCCGCGCCGCAGCCCGCGTTCAACAGCGACATGAGTCGGCTGCGGCGGGCACTCGCCGACAACCGACGGCGCGATCTCGACACGGTCATCCTTTGCGACAGCGCCTCCCAGCGAGGTCGGCTGACGGAACTGCTCACCGACGACGACCGCCCGCCCGACGCCACGCTCGTTGTCGAGTCGATCCACGAAGGCTTCGAGGTCTCAGCGGCGGGGCTTGCTGTCTACACCGACCACCAGCTCTTCAATCGCTACCACCGCCCAACGGCGCGGCGGCGCGCGAAGTCGACCGGCGGCCTGAGCCTGCGTGAACTCAAGACGCTTACGCCCGGCGACTTCGTCGTGCACGTCGACTACGGCATCGGGCAGTTCGCGGGGCTTCACAAAATCAAAGTCCGCGAGAAGCAGCAGGAAGCGGTCAAGCTCACCTTCCGCGATGGGGACGCGCTGTTCGTCAACGTGAGTGCCTTGCATAAGCTACACAAATACAGCGGAAAAGAGGGTCATCAACCGCGCCTGACGAAGCTCGGCACGGGCGCGTGGGAGCGACTTAAGGCGCGCACCAAGAAGCGCGTCAAGGACATCGCGCGTGACCTCATCCAGCTCTACGCCAAGCGCAAGCAGTCGACGGGCTTCGGTTTCCAGGCCGATACAATCTGGCAGCAGGAGTTGGAGGCATCGTTCCCCTACGAGGACACCCCGGACCAGGCCGCCTCGGCGCAGGCCGTCAAGGACGACATGGAGCTGCCAATCCCAATGGACCGCCTCGTTTGTGGCGACGTCGGCTTCGGCAAAACTGAGATCGCGGTGCGCGCCGCGTTCAAGGCGGTGCAAGACGGCAAGCAGGTCGCGGTCATCGTCCCGACCACGATTCTCGCCGCGCAGCACGTCGAGACGTTCGCCGAGCGAATGAAGCGCTTCCCCGTGCAGCTCGCTCAGCTTTCTCGGTTTGTCTCCGCCGCTGAGCAGAAAGAGGTTGCCTCGCTCCTAAAAGCGGGTGAGATCGACATCGTTATTGGCACGGTACGACTTTTATCTAAAGACATACAATTCAGAGACCTGGGTCTCTTAGTCGTCGACGAGGAGCAAAAGTTTGGGGTATCGGCTAAGGAGAAGCTCCGAAAACTTCGGCCTGATGTTGACACCCTAACGCTAACAGCCACACCTATTCCGCGAACGCTCCAGTTCTCGCTCATGGGTGCGCGCGACCTCTCGATCATCTCGACGCCGCCGCCCAACCGCCAGCCCATCGTCACGGAGATCCACGCCTACGATCAAGACCTCGTCCGCGACGCGATCCTTTACGAGGTCAACCGCGGCGGCCAGGTGTTCTTCGTCCACAACCGCGTGAAGAACATCGAGGAGGTCGCGGGGACGATCCGGGCGCTCGTCCCGAACATTCGTATTCAGGTCGCCCATGGTCAGATGAAGCCGACCGTCCTCGAAGGCGTCATGCATGACTTCATGGACCGCAAGTTCGACGTGCTCGTCTGCACCAACATCGTGGAGAGCGGGCTCGACGTGTCGAACGCGAACACGATCATCATCAACCACGCCGAGCGCTTTGGGCTGTCGGACCTCCACCAGTTGCGTGGGCGCGTCGGGCGTCGTGGCGAGAAAGCGTTCTGCTACCTCCTCGTCCCGAGCGTGCACACGCTCACGCGCGAGGCCCGGCAGCGGCTGCGCGCTGTCGAGGAGTTCTCCGACCTCGGGAGTGGCTTCAACATTGCCATGCGCGACCTCGACATTCGCGGGGCGGGTGCGCTCCTCGGAGCCGAGCAGAGCGGCTTCATCGAGGACGTCGGCTATGAGACGTACCACCAGATTCTCGACGAGGCCGTGCAGGAATTGCGCCGCGACGAGTTCCGCCAGGTGTTCGACGAGGAGGCTGCGCCGCCGCCGCTCGTCCGTGAGCCCAGCGTCGACATCGGCGAGGACGCGTTCATTCCGGAGGCGTTCGTCTCGAACCATTTCGAGCGGCTCAACCTCTATCGTCGACTCAGCGAAGCGTCGGAGCCAGTGCAGGTGGACGACCTTGCCCGAGAGTTGAGAGACCGCTTCGGTTCGGTCCCGAAGGAGGTGACGCACCTGCTCGCGTCGACCAAGCTCGGCCTGATAGTCACGCCGCTCCGGCTCCTGCGCGTGCAGCTCAAGAACAACCGGCTGTGGCTTGACATGCCCACGCAGGAGGAAGACCTCTACTTCTACGAGGTCGTCTTCAACCCCTTCCTCGAACGGCTCGCGGCGCAGAAGCGGCGGTATGTGTTACGTGACACTAAGAAGGGTCGCCTCCGCGCGATCATCCAGGACGTGAAGGACGTGGCGACGGCCGAGCGCTTGTTGCTGCAGTTGCTGCCGGTCAAGGAGATAGCCGAGGCTGCGTAG
- a CDS encoding putative sugar nucleotidyl transferase produces MHLCLFEDEAVRHLEPLVLTRAAGDLRLGVRTLFEAQRAAFPHDGLVLHTRRLIADVTAQEHPEATVNALPDDHAGMLLVNARYRPEPGALLDRLKAAAQPRETARAFVQGDTLVAAWLPYPDATLLDTDAIGLAAVEGIPTEDVSDASMITHLWDLLDDVGGRIAADVEALGHRGHDGATIHDGALLVNPEQIYLAPGATVKPGAIVTAEHGPVYIDAGATIFEGAVAKGPVFFGEQAQLKMLSRISGSAVGPWSKVGGEVSASVVHSYTNKGHDGYLGNAYIGRWCNLGADTNTSNLRNDYGEVTLFDAVADTFLPSGTQFLGLVMGDHSKAGINTMFNTGTVVGVSCNLYGGGFAPRRIPSFSWGGWQDGGLARYRLDKALRVAEAVMQRRSVPLTDADRALLTAIAEA; encoded by the coding sequence GTGCACCTCTGCCTGTTTGAAGACGAGGCTGTCCGCCACCTCGAACCGCTCGTCCTTACGCGTGCCGCGGGCGACCTCCGCCTCGGCGTTCGTACGCTCTTCGAGGCGCAACGGGCAGCCTTCCCGCACGATGGCCTCGTCCTGCACACCCGTCGCCTCATCGCGGATGTCACGGCCCAGGAGCATCCCGAGGCCACGGTCAACGCACTGCCCGACGATCATGCTGGCATGCTGCTCGTCAATGCACGCTACCGGCCCGAGCCCGGCGCGCTGCTCGACCGGCTGAAGGCAGCGGCGCAGCCCCGCGAGACGGCACGCGCCTTCGTGCAGGGCGATACGCTCGTCGCGGCATGGCTGCCCTACCCGGATGCTACGCTGCTCGACACCGACGCTATCGGCTTGGCCGCGGTCGAGGGCATCCCTACGGAAGACGTCTCGGACGCCTCGATGATTACCCACCTCTGGGACCTGCTCGACGACGTTGGCGGTCGTATTGCTGCCGACGTTGAAGCGCTTGGCCACCGCGGCCACGACGGCGCGACGATCCACGACGGCGCGCTGCTCGTCAACCCGGAGCAGATCTACCTCGCCCCCGGCGCGACGGTCAAGCCCGGTGCCATCGTCACGGCGGAACACGGGCCCGTCTACATCGACGCAGGAGCCACGATTTTCGAGGGCGCGGTCGCCAAAGGGCCGGTCTTTTTCGGCGAGCAGGCGCAGCTGAAGATGCTTAGTCGGATCAGCGGCAGCGCTGTCGGGCCGTGGTCTAAGGTCGGCGGCGAGGTCAGCGCGAGCGTGGTCCACTCGTACACCAACAAGGGGCACGACGGCTACCTCGGCAATGCCTATATCGGGCGCTGGTGCAACCTCGGCGCGGACACCAACACGAGCAACCTCCGCAACGACTACGGCGAGGTGACGCTCTTCGACGCGGTCGCCGACACGTTTCTGCCGAGCGGGACGCAGTTTCTCGGCCTCGTCATGGGCGACCACTCGAAGGCAGGCATCAACACGATGTTCAACACGGGTACCGTCGTCGGCGTGTCGTGCAATCTCTACGGCGGTGGCTTCGCGCCGCGCCGCATTCCAAGTTTCTCGTGGGGAGGCTGGCAAGACGGCGGGCTGGCCCGCTATCGCCTTGATAAGGCGCTCCGGGTGGCCGAAGCGGTGATGCAGCGCCGCAGTGTCCCGCTCACGGACGCCGACCGTGCCCTGCTCACGGCGATCGCCGAAGCCTAG